Sequence from the Bacteroidetes bacterium GWF2_43_63 genome:
TAAAGAGGCCATCAAAGTCTGCCTTATTTTGGAAGAACTGATGCGGTCGCTTTCAAAACTTACACCGACAAGATTCATTTCGCGGCGCCCTTCAATAAAGAAATGATTATCCTTATTGATAAAAATCCGGCCAATCAACACTCCCGAGTCGTTCATTCGCTTGTATTTGAAGGAGTCAGACAGAAAATTATAAATATGTATAATGCCGCAGTAGCGTCTTTCGTCGTCCGACCGTAAATAGTGGGTCCTCATTTCTTCATGGTGGGTTCCAATATCAAAGACATTGCTGTGCATGAAGAAAACCAGCACATCACCAGCAAATCGCAGTTCAAATTCAAATTCTCCTTTATTCTCAAATTCAAGCGGAATAACACGCTTACGGTTGGCCATATTGTTGCGCAGATCCTTTACGATAAATTCAGACTCGGCCTTCAGCATATTCAATGCTGTAAGTGTGTTGGTATAAATATCCTGTTTCAGATTTGCTTTGGCCTCAAGCAGGCGGGCCAGCTTCTTCATTCTGCTCAGTTCTGCCGACATAGTGTTCGTTAGTTTATACAAATGTAGATAAAAAGTACAAAGTTTGAAACTTTTAAGGGCGGATCAAAAATATTATTATTCATGCTGGCCTGATGCAATCAGCCTTGTCGTGTGTAAAAACACTGTTCTTATCTAAACCATTGTTAATTGCACGTGACTGATTGCGACTGTATTTTAATTTAATGAATAATATTACCTTTGCAGAAATTTTTAAACTGAATTACCGTGGATATTTTTGAAAAACTCGACATTGACAAAACCGCGCTGGGAGCATATTTTAAGTTTTCACACGGGTATTTTACATTTCCTAAACTAACCGGAGAAATCGGGCCGCACATGCAATTCCGCGGTAAAGATGTACTGGTTTGGAGTCTTAACAATTACCTTGGCTTGGCCAATCACCCTGAAGTTCGCAAAGCCGATGCTGAAGGTGCCGCTAAATACGGTATGGCTTACCCAATGGGTGCCCGCATGATGTCTGGCCAAACCGAACTGCATGAGCAGCTTGAGCGCGAACTGGCCGATTTTGTTGGCCGCGAGGACGCTTATCTTCTCAACTACGGTTATCAGGGAATGGTCAGTATTATTGACAACCTCGTTGACCGCAAGGATGTAATCGTTTATGATGCTGAAGCACATGCTTGTATCCTCGACGGAATGCGCCTTCATATTGGGAAACGCTTTGTTTATGCCCATAATGACATGGCCAGCCTCGAAAAACAGCTGCAGCATGCCGAAAAAGTGGTTGCTGAAACCGGCGGCGGCATTCTCGTTATCACCGAAGGCGTTTATGGAATGACTGCCGACCTCGGTGATCTGAAAGGTATTGTCGAACTCAAGAAAAAATACAAATTCCGCTTCCTGATCGACGATGCTCATGGTTTCGGAACAATGGGCCCGAAAGGCGAAGGAACAGATGCGCATTTTGGTGTTCGCAATGACGTGGATCTCTATTTCGGAACCTTTGCCAAATCAATGGCTGGTATCGGTGGTTTTATTGCCGGCCCGAAAAAAATCATTGACTATTTGCGATACAATATGCGTTCTCAGGTTTACGCCAAATCGCTGCCGATGCCAATGGTAGTGGGTGCGCTGAAACGTCTCGAGTTGGTGCGAACTCAGCCCGAACTTCGCGAGAATCTTTGGAAAATCGTTAATGCAGTTCAGGATGGTTTCCGTGCTGAAGGTTTTGATCTCGGTCAGACCAAATCACCGGTAACACCTGTATATATTAAAGGTGGTGTGCAGGAAGCAGCCAATATTATTGTGGACGTTCGCGAAAAATTCAGCATTTTCTGCTCTGGTGTTACTTATCCGGTAATCCCTAAAGGACAGCTGTTGCTCCGCATTATTCCTACTGCGGTTCACACCATGGAAGATGTTGAGTACACGCTCGACTGCTTTAAGAAACTCAAGAGCAAGCTGCAGGATGGGGGATATGCCAATATGGAAATTCCAGATATCACGAAGCTTTAATTGAATATAACTTTCTAAAAAGACTGCCTTTAAAGCAGTCTTTTTTTTACCATTGTATCATTTTTTTGTCCAACTTGCGTTATTACTTGAAAATTCTCCACCTATGAAACGAAACACTCTGATTTTGGCGATTTCAACATTGCTTTTCAGTTTCTTTTTTTATGAGCAAGGCGCCGGTATTAATTTCACTCTATTCTCGTTGGCACTCGTTACCATGCTTGCTTTCGATGATCTGAAAAGATTGAAAGATACACGATGGGTTTTGTTTGCATTCATCAGTCTTATTTCAGGATTCTTTGTTGCCTGGCACGGGACGGTCATTTCAGTTGCGGCTAATATCACGGCGCTGTCTGTACTGGCTTGCCATACGCTTTTGCCGAAAACTTCGTTTTTTCCCGCTTTCATCTTTTCGGTGTATTCATATTTGTCGTCGTTTGTTTACATGATTATCGATTTATCTGATCGCTCATCAG
This genomic interval carries:
- a CDS encoding 8-amino-7-oxononanoate synthase, whose product is MDIFEKLDIDKTALGAYFKFSHGYFTFPKLTGEIGPHMQFRGKDVLVWSLNNYLGLANHPEVRKADAEGAAKYGMAYPMGARMMSGQTELHEQLERELADFVGREDAYLLNYGYQGMVSIIDNLVDRKDVIVYDAEAHACILDGMRLHIGKRFVYAHNDMASLEKQLQHAEKVVAETGGGILVITEGVYGMTADLGDLKGIVELKKKYKFRFLIDDAHGFGTMGPKGEGTDAHFGVRNDVDLYFGTFAKSMAGIGGFIAGPKKIIDYLRYNMRSQVYAKSLPMPMVVGALKRLELVRTQPELRENLWKIVNAVQDGFRAEGFDLGQTKSPVTPVYIKGGVQEAANIIVDVREKFSIFCSGVTYPVIPKGQLLLRIIPTAVHTMEDVEYTLDCFKKLKSKLQDGGYANMEIPDITKL